Proteins encoded within one genomic window of Pygocentrus nattereri isolate fPygNat1 chromosome 9, fPygNat1.pri, whole genome shotgun sequence:
- the camk2n1b gene encoding calcium/calmodulin-dependent protein kinase II inhibitor 1b, which translates to MSEVLPYEENLTHYGNDGDEDQISLTCRLQNTNNFFGTGQNKRPPKLGQIGRSKRVVIEDDRIDEVLQNTAEKSPAEA; encoded by the exons ATGTCCGAAGTGTTGCCCTACGAAGAGAACCTCACTCATTATGGAAACGATGGAGACGAAGATCAAATCTCGCTCACCTGTCGACTGCAGAACACCAACAACTTCTTCGGTACTGGGCAGAACAAAAGGCCACCTAAACTTGGCCAGATTGGAAGGAGCAAGCGAG ttgtcATAGAAGATGACAGGATTGACGAGGTGCtccaaaacacagcagaaaaGTCGCCGGCGGAGGCGTGA